Below is a genomic region from Triticum dicoccoides isolate Atlit2015 ecotype Zavitan chromosome 5A, WEW_v2.0, whole genome shotgun sequence.
tcttcttcttccttttcttcttcttgttgtagaTCACTCCGCCTTGCCTTCTGCGGCTGCATTAAATGGGAGCACGAAAACTTTTTTTAGCACATGCTGCATCAATTCACACGAGGCAAATCGAATCTAAATTCTAGTCCTACTCGTACAAGACAAAGAGAGGGCATGGGCATGCATGCAAAGCCTGATCCAAACTAAACCAACAGAGGCATACTACCAGGCTAGTACTCTATATCCATATGCATTCAAGTCAACTACTAGTAGTATTATTACTAGCTACTCGAGAGAGGGCTCCACACAAACAgtacagagagagagaaagacgaaGGTTGGGACGCACCTTGGTCGGCCTTGAGGTCCTCTGCCACCTCCACGGCCGTGGCACCGATGACGGACTGCTTGATGCGTGGAGCCACGCCGATAGCGCACCCAAGCATGAGCATCCCGACCGCCGTCACCATGCGGTGCGTGCTCGTGACCAGATGAACTTTGGTATCAACATAGTTGGTACTGCAAAATAACATCAACGAGCCGTCAAGCACGAGAAAACTAACCATCTAATCTAACACTTGAGCTTAGTGAGAGAGCGCAAGAGGCATAGGAAAATGGCATGGAAAATTACCCGATTTCCTTCTTAAAGGCCCTGATCTCCTGAAAGATCTCGCGGTCCTTGGCGGCGCGAACGTTGTACTCGTCCCATATACCGCGGGTTGCCCCAAAAGCGTCCTTACGCAGCTGGGACACTCCGCCGCATCCACCACCATGGCTGCAATCATATATCATCGTCGATCGTAAGGTAAGGGGATGCAAAAACACGCGAGCGCAGAGGCCGGCCCATACGGTAGCGCGCTCGGCGACGAGGAAGCACGAAAAGACGAAAGATGCATGGGCTCTTAGTTCTTACCCGTTGCCAGAGCCGgtgaccgcgccgccgccgcctccgttgGCTGGAGCCCCGCCTCCGGTCGCTTGCCCCCTGCAACGGTCCATCGCACGACAAGGGGTCAGTCTTTCTGTGAAATCATCGAGAAGTTGCATatcgagaagaagaagaacaagaagaagagaagaagaagatcttacccgccggagttcgccgccgtcCTTCCGCCGCCGTTGGCCGGAGCACCGTCTCCGCTCGCTCCACCCCTGCAATGGTCGGTCGCGACAAAAGAGTCAGTCTTTGCGCCAAAAGTTGCatcaagaagaagaaaagaaaagaaaaacatggAGGACGAGGGCCGGATCTAACCCGCCGTTCGCCGCCCCTCGTCCATTCGCTAGCCCGCCGCCGTTCGTCTTCGTCGGACCCCTGCATGCATGGAGATAAATATCAGAACTTTCACCATAGGGCTGGGGGATCGACGAGAATCGACGGGATCAAGGAAAAGCCACGCCATCGAAAAGTTGCATCGCGAAGAagaacaggaagaagaagaagaagaagaagaaggaggaggaagaggagatctTACCTGCTGGAGTTTGCGGCGGTCCCGCCGGTCGTCGCACCGCGGCCGGTGGCCGAAGCCTCGCTGACGGTGGTTGGGCCCGTCGAGAACCTTCGCGCGCCGCGCCCGCGCTCCCTGGAACAGAAGCACAAGACGGAGGAGTGAGAAAAGGGCACGGGAAGGGAAGAAgcgacgggaggaggaggaggacaggtTGGTGATTACCCGAGCAAGCCGCGGCGGATGGCGCCGGAGAGGAGGTGGGAGCGGGCGCGGAGGAGGACGGCCATCTCGTTCTCGCCGCTGAAGAAGGGAGGAGGGTGGCGGCGCGGAGAGGGAGGAAGAAAGGAGGAGGTG
It encodes:
- the LOC119297755 gene encoding glycine-rich protein DOT1-like; the encoded protein is MAVLLRARSHLLSGAIRRGLLGERGRGARRFSTGPTTVSEASATGRGATTGGTAANSSRGPTKTNGGGLANGRGAANGGGGASGDGAPANGGGRTAANSGGGQATGGGAPANGGGGGAVTGSGNGHGGGCGGVSQLRKDAFGATRGIWDEYNVRAAKDREIFQEIRAFKKEIGTNYVDTKVHLVTSTHRMVTAVGMLMLGCAIGVAPRIKQSVIGATAVEVAEDLKADQAAEGKAE